The segment CGGAAGCCAGCCGCAGGACTACGACTACGCGGTCTTCCACCAGCCCAACGGGAAGTTCCCCGTGCGGGCGGCGAAGCAGCTCGGCTTCAAGGACGAGCAAATCGACGCGGGCTTGTGCGTGCGGGAGATCGGGAACACGTACAGCGGGGCCATCCTGGTCGGGCTGAGCGCGATCCTGGACGAAGCCGAGTCCGGGGACCGCATCTTCGCGGTCGGCTACGGGTCCGGCGCGGGCTCCGACGGATTCGACATCACGGTCACGGATCAGATCACGAAGATTCGCCGAGACGCGACCCCGACCGTGAAGCAGATGGTCGAGAACCACGCGTTCGTCGACTACGCGACCTACGCGAAGTACCGTGGCAAGATCCTTCTCCGGGAGGAATGAGATGCGCGACGTGGCCGTCATCGGGGTCGGGGAGACGGAATTCGGAGAGCTCTGGGACCGCTCGTTCCGGGATCTCGGGATCGAGGCCGGGCTCAAGGCGATCCAGAACGCGAAGATCGCATCCGAGGACATCGACGCGATCTACATCGGCAACATGTCCGCGGGGAAGTTCATCGACCAGGAGCACGTGTCCGCGCTCGTCGCCGACTACTCGGGCCTCGCGGACCACCACCTGCCCACGGTGCGCGTGGAGGGCGGCGGGGCCTGCGGCGCCATCGCGTTGATGCAGGCCCGCCTGGCGATCGCCTCGGGCATGTACGACATCGTCGTGGTCGGAGGCGCGGAGAAGATGACCGACGTGGGCGACGTGCAGGCCGCGGAAATCCTCTCCAGCACCGCAGACCAGGAGTGGGAGACGGTCTTCGGCGCCACGTTTGCGGGCCTCTACGCGATGATGGCAAGGCGCCACATGCACGACTACGGCACGACGCGCGAGCAGCTCGCGGCGGTGGCGGTCAAGAATCACAAGAACGGCTCTCTGAACCCCGAGGCCCAGTTCCAGAAGGAAATCACCCTCGACACGGTCCTGAACTCGCCGCTCGTGGCGGAACCCCTCGGGCTCTTCGACTGCGCCCCCTTGAGCGACGGGGCGGCTGCCGTGGTCCTGTGCGCCGCCGACCGCGCGCGGAAGTTCACGGACGCCCCGGTCCTGCTTCGTGGTTCCGGGCAGGCGAGCGACTTCCTCGCCCTTCATGACCGGCGCGACATCACGACCATGGACGCCACCGTGGTTGCGGGGAAGCGCGCCTTCCAGGAGGCGAAGCTCGGGCCCAAGGACATCCAAGTCGCGGAGGTCCACGACAACTTCACGATCACGGAAATCCTGGCCATCGAGGACCTCCGGTTCGTCGAGAAGGGGAAGGGCGGCCCCGCCACCGCGGAGGGCGTCACCGCGCTGAACGGCAAGGTGTCCGTGAACACCTCGGGCGGGCTCAAGGCCCGCGGCCAGCCCGTGGGCGCGACGGGCGTCGCGCAGGCCGTGGAAATCGTGAAGCAGCTCCGCGGGGAAGGCGGGAAACGCCAGGTCGTGGGTGCACGACACGGCCTCACGCACACGCTCGGTGGCACCGGTGCGA is part of the Thermoplasmata archaeon genome and harbors:
- a CDS encoding thiolase domain-containing protein — translated: MRDVAVIGVGETEFGELWDRSFRDLGIEAGLKAIQNAKIASEDIDAIYIGNMSAGKFIDQEHVSALVADYSGLADHHLPTVRVEGGGACGAIALMQARLAIASGMYDIVVVGGAEKMTDVGDVQAAEILSSTADQEWETVFGATFAGLYAMMARRHMHDYGTTREQLAAVAVKNHKNGSLNPEAQFQKEITLDTVLNSPLVAEPLGLFDCAPLSDGAAAVVLCAADRARKFTDAPVLLRGSGQASDFLALHDRRDITTMDATVVAGKRAFQEAKLGPKDIQVAEVHDNFTITEILAIEDLRFVEKGKGGPATAEGVTALNGKVSVNTSGGLKARGQPVGATGVAQAVEIVKQLRGEGGKRQVVGARHGLTHTLGGTGATAVVHIFERGD